A genome region from Gouania willdenowi chromosome 9, fGouWil2.1, whole genome shotgun sequence includes the following:
- the LOC114469698 gene encoding creatine kinase U-type, mitochondrial-like: MANTFTRMISGRNTAVMLALGAGTLASGFLLSDSMAAAEMRKMYPPSADYPDLRKHNNCMASALTPAMYARLRDRTTPNNWTLDQCIQTGVDNPGHPFIKTVGMVAGDEESYEVFAELFDPVIKDRHNGYDPRLMKHHTDLDASKITSGVFDEHYVLSSRVRTGRSIRGLSLPPACTRSERREVEHVVVTALSGLKGDLAGRYYSLGEMTDREQQQLIDEHFLFDKPVSPLLTAAGMARDWPDARGIWHNNEKNFLIWVNEEDHTRIISMEKGGNMKRVFDRFCRGLKQVEQLIQERGWEFMWNERLGYILTCPSNLGTGLRAGVHIRLPLLSRDPRFKRILDNLRLQKRGTGGVDTAATGDTIDISNLDRLGRSEVELVQMVVDGVNYLIECEKRLERGQDIKIPGPISQFRK, from the exons ATGGCAAACACCTTCACACGTATGATCTCTGGCCGTAACACGGCGGTGATGTTGGCTCTGGGAGCTGGAACTCTGGCCTCTGGATTCCTGCTGAGTGACAGCATGGCTGCAGCTGAGATGAGGAAGATGTACCCACCGAG TGCTGATTATCCTGACCTGAGGAAGCACAACAACTGCATGGCATCAGCTCTGACCCCAGCCATGTACGCACGCCTCAGAGACAGAACCACCCCCAACAACTGGACCCTAGACCAGTGCATCCAGACTGGGGTGGACAACCCTGGACACCCCTTCATCAAGACTGTGGGCATGGTGGCTGGAGACGAGGAGAGCTATGAG GTGTTTGCTGAACTCTTTGATCCAGTCATCAAGGACCGACACAACGGCTACGACCCTCGTCTGATGAAGCACCACACCGACCTGGACGCCTCCAAG ATCACCTCAGGAGTGTTTGACGAGCACTACGTGTTGTCGTCCCGTGTTCGTACTGGTCGCAGCATCCGTGGGCTGAGTCTGCCCCCGGCCTGCACGCGCTCAGAGCGCCGTGAGGTGGAGCATGTGGTGGTCACCGCCCTGTCCGGCCTGAAGGGAGACCTGGCCGGACGCTACTACAGCCTGGGAGAGATGACTGAcagggagcagcagcagctcattGAT GAGCACTTCCTGTTTGACAAACCAGTGTCACCACTGCTCACAGCAGCTGGGATGGCTCGGGATTGGCCTGATGCTCGTGGCATCTG GCACAATAATGAGAAGAATTTCCTGATCTGGGTCAATGAGGAGGACCACACCAGAATCATATCCATGGAAAAAGGAGGAAACATGAAGAGAGTCTTTGATAGGTTCTGTAGGGGTCTCAAACAG GTGGAGCAGTTAATCCAGGAGCGAGGATGGGAGTTCATGTGGAACGAGCGTCTGGGATACATCCTCACCTGTCCCTCTAACCTGGGGACCGGCCTCAGGGCTGGGGTACACATCCGTCTGCCTCTCCTCAGCAGG GACCCGCGCTTCAAACGGATCCTGGATAACCTGAGACTACAGAAGAGAGGCACGGGAGGCGTGGACACGGCGGCCACTGGAGACACCATCGACATCTCTAATCTGGACCGTTTGGGCAGGTCAGAG GTGGAGCTGGTTCAGATGGTTGTTGATGGTGTGAACTATCTGATCGAGTGTGAGAAGAGGCTGGAAAGAGGCCAGGACATCAAGATCCCAGGACCCATCTCCCAGTTCAGGAAGTAA